In the genome of Actinomadura luzonensis, the window GCCGACCGCTTCCCCGGCGCCCGCGCCGGGATCATCGGCGCGGCGGCGCTGTCCGGGCCCGACGAGCTGGCCGTGGTGGTCGGGCGCACGCCGGAGGAGGTGGCCGCCCTGGCCGGCACCCGGCAGGTGGACGCGGTGGAGACCGCGCTCCGGGTGGACGCGAACGCCGACCTGTACCGGTTCGGGTTCGCCGTCGCGGCGGCCGGGCTGACCGTGCCGCTGCTCGTGCTGGTGAACGCCGCCACCCGCCTCGCCGCCGCCCGCCGCGAGGCGCGTTTCGCCGCGATCCGGCTGGCCGGCGGCACCGCCCGCCAGGTGAGCGTGCTCGCCGCCGTGGAGGCCGCGCTCGGCGCGCTGCTGGGGACGCTGCTCGGCGTCGCGCTCTTCCAGCCGGTACGCCCGGCCGTCGCCCTGGTGCGGGTCACCGGCTCCCGCTTCTTCCCCGAGCTGGTCGCTCCGGAGGTCTGGCAGTACGCGGCCGTGCTCGCCGTCGTCCCGGCGCTGGCCGGCGGCACCGCGTTGTGGTCGCTGCGCCGGGTGCGGATCAGCCCGCTCGGCGCGGCCAGGAGGACCCCGCCGCGTCCGCCGCGGGCGTGGCGGCTGATCCCGCTGGTGGCCGGGCTGGGGCTGTTCGCGGGGCCGGTGTTCCGCGACGCCAAGGACGCCGACGCGCCGCCGGCCGTGGCGGGGCTCGTGCTGACCATGGCCGGGCTCGTCCTGGCGGGCCCGTGGCTGACGGCGCTGGCGGCCCGGCTGGCGGCCCGCGCGACCGGCGGCGCGGCGACGCTGCTGGCGGCGCAGCGGCTGGCCGCGGACCCGAAGGCGGCCTTCCGGTCGGTGAGCGGGCTGGTGCTCGCGGTGTTCGTCGGGACGGCGCTCGCGGGCATCGTCCCGGCCGTGGTGTCGGGGCAGCGGGCCGTGGCGGGCGGCACGCTGACCGACGTGCTGCGGGTGCCGCTCGGCCGGGTGCCGGGCGCGGGCGGGCTGCCCGCGCGGGCGGGCGCGGAGCTGCTGGACCGGTTGCGCGCGTTCACGGGGGCCGGCGTGCTGCCGATCTACGCCCTGCCGGAGGGCACGCGCGGCCAGGTGATCGGCCCGGACCGGCCGCCGCCCACCACCGTCGTCGCCTGCGCCGACCTGGCCCGCTACCCCGTGCTCGGCCGGTGCCCGGCGGGCGCGCAGGCGGTGACGGGCTACTTCGACCGCGTCGTCGAGGCCGACAACCCGCTGTCCATCGACCGGCTGCGTCCCTTCACCGGGCCGGCCGGCCGGGCGGTGTCGGTGACCGGGCTGAGCCTGTCCGCGGTCCTGGTCCGCACCGACGGCACGGGCGGCGCGCTGGAACGCGTCAGGACCCTGCTGTCCCGGTACAGCGTGGACGCGCCGATGACCTTCGCCGAGGTGGCCGAGGTCCGGGCGCGGCTGTACACGCAGGCCGAGAACGTGGGGCTGGCCATGGTCGTCCTGACCCTGCTGGCCGGCGGCTGCAGCCTGGTCGTGGCGGTGGGCGGCGGGCTGATGGAGCGCCGGCAGCCGTTCACGCTGCTGCGCCTGGCCGGCACGCCCGCCCGCACGCTGGCCGCGGTGGTGCTGCTGGAGTCGGCGCTGCCGCTCGTCCTGGCCGCCGTCGTCGCCGCCGCGGCCGGGTACGGCGTGGCGGGGCCGTTCGTCGCCGCGCTGGCGATGAAGGGCGCGTCCCTGGCGCTGCCCGGCCCGGTCTACTTCGGGGCGCTCGGCGCGGGGCTGGCCGCGTCCCTGCTGGTGGTCCTCGCCGCGCTGCCGCTGCTGCGGCACCTGACCGCGCCCGACAACGCGCGTTTCGAGTAGGAGACCCCCGCTCCTGATCGCGGAGCTGACAGGATCGCGGCATGCCCCGTGACTTCCCGCTGCGCGCCACCTTCGACCAGGTGGCCGGGTCCTACCAGGACGCCCGCCCCGACTACCCGCCCGGCCTGTACGCCGACCTGCTCGCCGACACCGGCCTCAGGCCGCCCGCGCCCCTGCTGGAGGTCGGCTGCGGCCCGGGCAAGGCCACGCTGCCGCTGGCGCGGGCGGGCTTCCCGATCACCGCGGTCGAGCTGGGCCCCGCCCTGGCGGCCGAGGCGCGGCGGCGGCTCGCCGGGTTCGCCGGCGTCGAGGTGGTGACGTCGTCCTTCGAGTCCTGGGAGCCGCCGCCGGGCGCCCGCTTCGCCCTGGTGTACGCGGCCACGGCCTGGAAGTGGGTGGACCCGGAGGTCAAGTACGCGAAAGCCGCGGACCTGCTCACGCCGGGCGGCCACCTGGCCGTGTGGAACGCCGACCACGCGCTGCCCGCCGGCCACGACCCGTTCTTCACCGAGATCCAGCGCGTCTACGAGGACCTCGGCGAGGGCCATCCCGGCCCGTGGCCGCCGCCCGAGAGCCCGCCCGACCCCACGGCCGACGAGCTGGCGGCCTCGGGACGGTTCGAGGTGACCGGGACGCGGCGCTACCTGTGGGCCCTGCGCTACACGGCGGAGGAGTACATCGCGTTGCTGGAGACGTTCTCCGGTCACATCGCCATGGACCCCGCCAAACGGGAGCACCTGTACGGGGAGATGCGCCGGCTGCTCGCCGCCCGCCCGGACGGGCGGCTCACCCGCCACTGGTCGGTCGTGCTGACGATCGGCAGGGTGCCGCCGGGATGAGTGCGTCCTCCTCGGCGGGCCCGGCCGGGTCGAGCGGGCGCGGCGCGGCCGGCCGCAGGACGGGGGCGAGGAAGGGCAGCAGGAGCACGACGGCGGTGATGAAGGCGAAGGCGGCCGGGTAGCCGAAGGCGCCCGCGAGCCAGCCCGTCACCGCCGGGGCCGTCAGCCCCGACAGGTACGTGATCGTGGCGACGCCCGCCACGCCCTCGCCCGCGGTCGGCCCGGCGTTGCCCGCCGCGGCGAGGGCCAGCGGCATGATGACGGCGACGCCGAGGCCGAGCAGGGCGAAGCCGGCGATGGCGAGCAGCGGGGTGCGGGCGGTGACGACGACGACCCCGCCGGCGACAGCGACGAGACCGCCCGCCCGCACGCAGGTCACCGGGCCGAGCAGGCGGATGATGCGGTCGCCGAGCAGGCGGGTGCCGGCCATGCACAGCATGAGGACGGTGTACGCGGCGGCGGCCAGGCCGGGCCCCGCCTCCGTGACCCTGGTGAGGTAGACGGCCGACCAGTTCGCGCTCGCGCCCTCGGCGAACGTCGCGCAGAAGCCGACCAGGCCGATGAGCAGGATGCCGCGGGCGGGGAGGGCGAAGCGGCGTGGCGGCGCCGCGCCGGCCGGGCGTTGCGCGGCGGTCACATGGTTCGGCAGGAGGCCGCGGCCGGCCGCCGCGCCGAGGGCGAGCAGGGCCAGGGACATCGCGGCCAGGTGCAGCCGGGCGTCCACGCCCGCCTGCGCGGCCAGCGCGCCGAGGCCGGCCGCGCCGAGGCTGCCGACGCTCCACATGCCGTGCAGGCCGGACATGATGGGCCGGTCGAGGTGGCGTTCCAGTTCGACGGCGTGAGCGTTCATGACGACGTCGGACATCCCGGCCGCGCAGCCGAACAGCAGGAACGCCACGAACAGCGCCGCCGGGACCGGGGCGAGGGCGGGCAGGGCGAGGCCGCCGCACCACAGGGCGATCAGCGCGCGGGTGGCGGTGCGGCTGCCGTACCGGAAGGCCAGGCGGCTAGCCACCGGCATGCCCAGGAACGCGCCGATCGACGGGCAGAGCATGGCCAGGCCGAGGGTGGCGGGGCTGAGGTGGAGGTGGTCCTGGATCCAGGGGATGCGGGTGGACAGGGAGCCGGCGACGGCGCCATGGGCGGCGAAGACGGCCGCTATCGCGCGGTGAGGCGTCATGTCTCTTAAATTAACAGGCAGGCTCCCTGATGAAAAGAGGTTTCGGGTAGGGAGCCTGCCTATTATGGGAGGCGTGAAGACCGCGACCCCGTCCATGGCCCGCGCCATCAACGACCGGCTGGCCCTCGACCTGCTGCTGGAGCGCGGCCCGCTGACCGCCCCCCAGCTCCGCGCGCTGACCGGGCTGTCCCGGCCGACCGTGTCCGACCTCATCGAACGGCTCCGGGACAGCGGGCTCATCGAGGTGACCGGCGAGTCCGGCGAGGACCGCCGGGGGCCGAACGCCCGGCTCTACGGCCTGGTCGCCCAGCGGGCCCACGTCGCGGGGGTGGACCTGCGGCGCGACGCCGTCAACGTCGTCGTCGCCGACATCACCGGCGCCACCGCCGGCTCGGCGAGCACCCCCCTGCGGGACGGGGTGCCGCTGGAGGAGCTGATCGAGGGCGTCGTGCGCGAGGCGGCCGGCGGGCGCGCGCTGGACAGCGTCGTCATCGGCGCGCCCGGGCTGGTCGACCCGAGGGACGGCGAGCTGGTGTCGCAGAACGACGTCCCGGGGTGGCGGCGCGGCGTCATGGGGGCGGTCAGGGACCGCCTCGGGCCGGGCGTGCCCGTCGTCCTGGAGAACGAGGTCAACCTCGCCGCCGTCGCCGAGCTGCGCGCCGGCGCGGCCCGGGGCAGCGCGGACTTCGTGCTGCTCTGGCTGGACGACGGCATCGGCGCGGCCGTCGTGCTCGGCGGCCGGCTGCGGCGCGGGGCGTCCGGCGGCGCGGGGGAGGTCGGGTTCCTGGAGGTGGGCGGCAGCAAGTTCTGCGACCTGGTCGCGCCGGAGGTCGCCGGGCGGCTGGAGCGGGCGGAGCTGGCCGGCCGGGTGGCGCTCGGGGTGTCCGCCTTCGTCGCCCTCCTCGACCCCGGCCTGGTCGTGCTCGGCGGGAAACGGGGCCACGAGGGCGGCGACGAGCTGGCCGCCGAGGTCGCCGGGCGGCTGCGCGAGCTGGCCCCCGCGCCGGCGGAGGTGCGGGCCAGCACGGTCGCGGGCAACGCCGTCCTGCAAGGGGCCGTGCTGACGGCCCTCGACCTCACCCGGGACCGGATCTTCGGCTGAGCGGCGCGGGCCGCCGCGACGGGAAGAGCGCGCGGGCGAGCGCGAGGTGAGTGAGCCGGCCGAGCGCGGCCGTGAACAGCGGCGGCCACGCGACCTGGCCGAGCGAGTAGCCGACCGCCACCAGGAGCGGAATCCACACCCGGTTCAGCGCCTGGTGGAGCAGGCCGGGCCGGCGGGTGTGCGCCTGGTCATCGTGCGGACAGCGTACGGGTGGCGGGATGGCATGCTGGACGCCGGAGGCGGCCGGCGAGCGCGCCGCCCCGGCGACGACGAGGAGACCGACGATGAGCGACCCCGCCCTCCGGCGCACCCCCCTGAGCGCCGACGAGCGCGCCCGCGCCGAGGCGAACTTCGTCCCGCTGGTCACCGGGCACCTGCGCGAGAGCGGCCGGTTCCGGATCACGGCCGACAGCGCCGAGACGATGGAGCTGTGGCAGGCGGTCGCCCGCCGGGCGGGCGAGACGCTGCGGCGGCCGGTCGTCAGCTACGCCAACGGCCGCGACATCGTGATCACCTTCGCCGACGCCGCCCCCGCCGCCGAGGTCCTCGGCTAGGGCGCCCGGCCCGCGCGGGGCCGGGAACCCGTCGTCCGGCAGGCGGTCAGTTCTGCACGGAGGAGCAGCGGTGCAGCACGGTGCCGCGCTTGCCGGCCGGGCCGTTCAGCCGGATGAAGGGCTGGACGGTGGTCGTGCCCGCGGCCACGTTGATCACCGCGAACGTCGAGCGGGTCTCGAAGAACTCCTGGTGGTTGGCGAAGTTCGCCGGGCCGAACCCGCCCTCGCTGACCGCCGCGTTGTTGACCGACCAGCCGAGCCGCAGCTCGGCGCCCGCGTCGACCCCGGCGTCCGCGCTGACGTCCGCCCTGATCGTCTGGGCCGAGGAGACCGTGATCGTGCGCGGCGCGGTGAGCGCCAGCCAGCCGAGCGAGGAGTCGAACCCGAACGAGCCGAGGTTGCAGCCCGCCTGCGCCGCGGGCAGCGCCGCGGCCGGCTGGGCGAGCGTGACGGCGGCCGCGAGCAATGCCGCGGCGCCCAGCGCGGCCGCCCCCGCCGCCGTCCGGCCCCGCCTGCTGGTGATGTGTCTCATGGAAATCCCCCTCCGTGGAACGGTCCGGCACCGTCCCGGGACCGGGGCGGCGCCTCGACACCTGGGGCGTGACATCCCGTTCCACGCGGACGCGGGGGGCCGGTCAGGGCTTGGGGGCCGGGGCGGCGCCTTTCGCGGCCTGGTCGTCCTCCTCCTCCACCCGGGCGAAGCCGGCCGAGTAGACGACCAGGCCGAGGACCCCGCCGACCAGGACGGCCACTCCGGCGAGCACCATGATGTGCCAGAGACCGGCGACCACCCCGACGAAGCCGAGCCCGAGTGAGGACTCCCTCGCCACCCGCACCACGACCGACCGCGCCGCCCGCCGCCGGTAGGCCTCGTGCCGGTTCAGCACGATGAGCGCGGCCAGGAGTGGGATGGCCAGCGAGAAGGCGATCACGCAGATCTTGGCGGACAGGTCGAGCGAGGCGGCCCCCGACGTCAGGAACGGCTGCACGAGGACGATCCCGATGGCGATCAGGCCGCTGTACATCAGGTTGTTCTGCCGGAGCAGTTCCTCCCCGTACCCGGACATCCGTCTCGTCCACCAGGCGGCCTGCGCGGCGGCCTGCCGCTCCCACTCCGCCGCCTGCGCCGCGGCGGCCTCCCGCTCGCGGCGCTCCTCGTCGTGCGTGTTGTCGTCCATGGCGACCATTGTGCAGACGCCGGGAGAGGCGTCAGGCCGAGGGGACCGGCTCCCGCAGCGGCAGGCGCACCTCGAACCACGTCTCGCCCGGCACCGACCGGACCTTGATCTCGCCGCCGTGCCGTCCCGCCACGATGCGGTAGGAGATGTCCAGCCCGAGGCCGGTGCCCTCGCCCACGCTCTTCGTGGTGAAGAACGGCTCGAAGATGCGGTCCTTGATCGCCTCGGGCACGCCGTGGCCGGTGTCGCCGATCTCGACGATCGCCTCGTCCTCGTCGTGCGCGGTGCGGACGGTGAGCGTGCCCTCCTCGTCCATCGCGTCGAGCGCGTTGTGGATGAGGTTGGTCCACACCTGGTTGAGCTCGCCCGCGTAGCAGGGGATGGGCGGCAGCGTGCGGTCGTAGTCGGTGACCACGGTGATGCCGGGCGGGATCTTGCCGCGGAAGATCGCGAGCGTGCTGTCCAGCAGCTCGTGCACGTCCACCTGCTGGAACGGCGCCCGGTCCATCTGGGAGTACTGCTTGGCCGAGCGGATCAGCGTGGTGATGCGCTCGGTCGCCTCGCCCACCTCGCTCAGCATCTGCGAGATCTCGATGGCCTCGGCCAGCCAGCGCACCGCCGACGGGGCGTGCTCCTCGCCCACCTTGCCGCGGATCTTCTCCAGGTCCTTCGGCGAGAACTCGGCCTGGACCAGCGCCGGGGCGAGGTCCCAGGCGTCCTCGACGCCCAGCTCCTCCAGCGCCTCGCCCAGCTCGTCCTCGGCGTCGGAGATCTCCAGCGGCGAGCGCTGCGTCTGCTTGCTCGCCAGCTTCGCCGTGCACGCCTCCTGCGCCTCGATGAGCGCGCGCAGCTTCTCCGGCGGGATGCCGTCCTCGGCGAGCTGGGCGAGCTGCAGCCGCGAGTTCTTGATGAGCTGGCGCAGCTCGCCGACGGCCCGCACGGCCGCCGCGGCCGGGTTGTTCAGCTCGTGGGTGAGACCGGCGGTGATCGTGCCGAGCGCGGTGAGCCGCTGCCGCCGGTCGATGATCTCGCGCTGCATGCGCCCGCCCGACAACATGCCGTCCAGCAGGTGCATCGCCATCGGGAACCACTCGGCCACGATGTAGGCGAACTTCCTGGCGGGCAGGATGAACATCCGCGACGGGGCCGTGGCGCGCAGCGTGTGCTGGTAGGTCTGCGGGGCGCGGTCGCCGAGGTAGGCGCTGGTGGCGCCGCCGTACACGCCGGGCTGGGACGTGCGGGGCATGGCCACTGTGCCCGCGCTGACCGTCTCGCTGATCATCTGGATCTCGCCCTCGATCAGCACGGCGAAGCACTCGGCCGGCTCGCCCTGGCGCAGGACGTCCTCGTCGGCCGCGAAGGTGGCCACCCGGCCGCTGTGGGCGAGCTTGGTGAGCTGGGCGTCGTCCAGCCGCTCGAACAGGAACAGCTTGCGCAGCTCGTCGATGTCGATCCGGTCGTCCCTGACGTTGGTCTCGGTCATTGCTTCTCCAAGTAGCGGTGCACCAGGGCGACGGCCATCGCGCCCTCTCCGACGGCGGAGGCCACCCGCTTGATCGACTCGGCGCGGACGTCGCCCGCGGCGAACACCCCGGGCACGTTCGTCTCCAGGTAGTACGGCTCGCGCCGCAGCGGCCAGTTGCGCGGCCGCTTGCCGCCCTGCACCAGGTCGGGGCCGGTCAGGACGAAGCCGCGCGCGTCGCGCTCGACCGTCTCGCCCAGCCAGGAGGTGAACGGCTCGGCGCCGATGAAGACGAACATCCACTGGGCGTCGACCGTGCGCTCCTCGCCCTTGGCCGACAGCGTCAGCCGCTCCAGGTGCCCGGTGCCGCCGCCGCCGACGACCTCGGTCTGGAGGTGCACCTCGATGTTGGGGATCGCGGCGATCTGCTCGATGAGGTAGTGCGACATGGACTTCTCCAAACCATCACTCCTCACCAACAAGTGGACCTTGCTCGCGAATCCCGCCAGGTAGACGGCCGCCTGCCCGGCCGAGTTGGCCGCGCCGACGATGTAGACCTCGGTGTCGGCGCAGGCGGGGGCCTCGGTGAGGGCGGCGCCGTAGAAGACGCCCCGGCCCACGAACTCGTCGAGGCCGGGCGCCTCCAGCCGCCGGTAGGTGACGCCGGTGGCGAGGATCACCGCGTGCGCCGCGATCTCGCCGCCGTCCCTGAAGCCGATCACGCGGGCCTGGCCGCGCGGCTCCAGCAGGGTCACCTTGCGCGCGGCCAGCAGCTCGGCGCCGAACTTCAGCGCCTGCCGCCGCGCCCGGTCGGCGAGCTGCTGGCCGGACACGCCGTCGGGGAAGCCCAGGTAGTTCTCGATGCGGGAGCTCTGGCCCGCCTGCCCGCCGGAGGCGTGCGCCTCGACGAGCACGGTGCGGAGCCCTTCCGAGGCGCCGTAGACGGCCGCGCCGAGCCCGGCCGGGCCGCCGCCGACGACGATGAGGTCGTAGAAGTCGGTGGCCGGCGTGGTCGACAGGCCGACGGCGGTGGCCAGCGTGGCCTGGTCGGGCGACTCCAGCGTGGTGCCGTCGCTGGTGACCACCAGCGGCAGGTGGCAGCCCTCGCCGGCGGCCTTGACGAGCTGCGCGCCCTCCGGGTCCTCGGCCAGCATCCACTGGTACGGCACGTGGTTGCGGGCCAGGAAGTCGCGCACCTGGTACGACTGCGCCGACCACCGGTCGCCGACCACGCGCAGCTCGGTGCGCTCGATGCGCTCGGTGCGCAGCCACGCGTCGAGCTGCCCGTCGATCACGGGGTAGAACTTCTCCTCCGGCGGGTCCCACGGCTTGAGCAGATAGTGGTCGAGGTCCACCACGTTGATCGCCTGGATGGCCGCGTCGGTGTCGGCGTAGGCGGTGAGCAGCACGCGCCGCGCGTACGGGTACATGTCCATCGCGGCTTCGAGGAACTGCACGCCGTTCATCTGCGGCATCCGGTAGTCGGCCAGGATGGCCGCCACGTCGTCGCCGCGCAGGCGCATCTCCTTGACCGCCTCGATGCCGTCACGGGCCGTCTCGGCGCGAACAATCCGGTATTCCTGGCCATAGCGGCGTCTCAGGTCGCGCGCCACCGCGCGCGAGACGCCCGGGTCGTCGTCCACCGTCACGATGACCGGCTTGTCCATGCCCCTACCTTCTCCCAATGGTCCTACACATGAAGGATGTCATGGGCGGGCGAGTGGGCGGGAAACGCGCTCATATCATGGGCCGATGGGCACCCGCGAGCGCATCGTCGACGCCGCCGAGCAGGTCATCCGCGAGTTCGGCATCGCCGGCGCCACCACCAAGCGCATCGCGGCGGCGGCCGGCTGCTCCGAGGCCCTGCTCTACAAGCATTTCCCGGGCAAGGAGAAGCTGCTGCTCGCGGTGCTGCTGGAGCGGCTGCCGGCGCTCGGCCCGGCTCTCACGCGGCTGCGGCTCGCGGCCGGCACCGGCGACGTGGCCGGCAACCTGACCGCGTTCACGCTGGCCGCGCTGGAGTTCTACACGCGGGCGGCGGGCATCGCCGCGGGCGTCATCGCCGACCCGTCGCTGATGGCGGGGTTCCGCGCCATGCTGGCCGCGAGCGGCAGCGGCCCCCACCTGCCGATCCTGGCGCTCGCCGAGGTCATCGCCGACGAGCAGCGCCGCGACCGCGTCGACCGCGAGATCGACCCGGGCGCGGCGGCGTCGATGCTGATGGGGGCCTGCTTCCACCGGGCCAACCTGTCGTACTACGTGGACCCGCCGGGCGACGACGCGGCCTGGGCGGCCACGCTGGTGGACACGCTGCTGAGAAGGTGACGGCTCAGGCGATGACCCGGCTCTCGCCGCCGTCCACCAGCAGCGACACCCCGTTGACGAACGACGCCCGCTCGCTGGCGAGGAACGCCACCGCGTCGCCCACCTCCTCGGGCCGCCCGATCCGGCCGAGCGGCACCGCCCTGGCCCGCTCGGCCAGTCCGTCCTCGCCGCCCGAGGTTTCGCGCAGCCGGTCGGTGTCGATCGGGCCGGGCAGCACGTTGTTGACCAGCACGCCGTCGGCGGCGACCTCGCGGGCCAGGGTGCGCACCACGCCGGCGACGGCCGAGCGGGTGGCGTTGGACAGCGCCAGTCCGTCCAGCGCCTCGCGCGCCGACCGGCTGGTGATCGTCACGATCCGGCCCCAGCCGCGCGAGCGCATCTCGGGCAGCACCGCGTGGATCAGCCGCACGGTGCCGAGCAGGTTGCGCTGCACGGCGACGTCCCAGTCGGCGAGGGTCGCGTCGGTGAAGCGGCCGGGCGGCGGGCCGCCCGCGTTGGCCACCAGGATGTCGACCGGGCCGAGCACGTCGCGGGTCTCCTCGACGATGCGCCGGGCGGCCGACGGGTCCTCCACGTCGGCCAGCACGGCGTGCACGACCTTGCCGAACTCCTGCAGCTCCACCACCGCGTCCGCCAGCCGTTCGGGGCTGCGGCCGACGATGCAGACGTCGCAGCCCTCCCGCGCGAGGCTCCTGGCCGTGGCCAGTCCGATGCCCGCGCTGCCTCCGGTGACCAGGGCGACCTTGCCCGAGATGCCGAGATCCATGGGGCGACTATAGATCGTCCTGGCCCGCCGGGCGGACCCGGACGAGCTTGTCGGGGTTGAGCACGCCGAAGATGTCGTGGATGCGGCCGCCCCTGACGTCGATCATGACGAGCTGGTGGTTGCCGGCGACGCTCGTCCAGACCGCGGGCCGGCCGTTGACGTCCAGCAGGCGGGCTTCGCTGAAGTCGTAGCGGCTGAGCAGGCCGGCCAGGAAGGCCAGGACCTTGCGCCGGCCGACGATCGGGCGCAGCGCCGCGCGCACCTTGCCGCCGCCGTCGTTCCAGGCCACGACGTCCTCGTGGAAGAGGTCCTTGAGCGCGTCGAGGTCGCCGCCCGCCGCGGCCGCCATGAACCTCTTGAGCAGCTTCGTGTGGTCCTCCGGGGAGGGCGTGAACCGGTCGCGGCCCTCGGCCAGCCGCACCGAGGCCCGGCGGTGGAGCTGGCGGGCGTTGGCCACCGACGTCCCGACGATCTCGGCGATCTGCTCGTAGGGCAGCTCGAACGCCTCCCGCAGCACGAACACCGCCCGCTCCGGCGGCGAGAGCCGCTCCATCAGGTGCAGCGTGGCGTAGGAGACGGTGTCGCGCAGCTCGGCGGTGTCGAGCGGCCCGGCCTCCGCCGTCGCGACCGGCTCGGGCAGCCACGGCCCCGGGTACGCCTCCCGCTTGACCCGCGCCGAGCGGAGCTGGTCCAGCGCCAGCCGCGACACCACGGTCACCAGGAACGCGCGCGGCTCCCTGATCCCGCTCCGGTCGGTGCCCTGCCAGCGCAGCCAGGCCTCCTGGACCACGTCCTCGGCGTCCCACATGCTGCCGAGCAGCCGGTAGGCCAGCCCGAGCAGCATCGGCCGGTGCTGCTCGAAGGCCGCGGCGGCGTCCGCTGTCAGCTCCACGTCAGGCATCATGCCGTCTCCTCGAAGAACGAGCCATGCCGGGGCCGCCAGTTCAGCACGAGCCGCGCGCGGCAGTTGTCGGCGCCGCGCAGCCGCGTCATGAACGCCACCCCGAACGGTCCCACGGCGAGCCGGGCCAGGAACGCCGGCACCCGCTTCGGCGGCGGCGCGCCCAGCTGCCGGGCGAAGGCGGGCAGCCACTCGCGCATCGGCGTCGGGGTGTCGTCCACGACGTTGAGCGCGCCGGTGACGTCCCGGTCGAGCGCGGCCACCACGGCGGTGGCGGCGTCGTGCGCGTGGGTGAAGGACAGCACCGAGCCGCCGTCGCCGACGACCGGCATCCGGCCCCTGAGGACGGCCCGCGTGGTCGAGCCGTCCTTGTCGTACGCGGAGCCGGGGCCGGTCAGGTGGCCGAAGCGCAGCACCAGGCCGCCCGCCGCGACCGTCTGCCGCTCCAGCGACTCCAGCGCCGCCACCACCGGCCGGTACACCTTGGGGGCCTCCCGCCACAGCGGCGCGTCCTCGTCGGCGAGGCCGGGCGCGGGCGCGTAGGCGTAGGCGAGGCCCTGGGAGACGATCCGGGCGCCGGGGGCGGCCTCGATGAGGTTGCGGGTGCCCTCGTCGCGCAGCCGGTTCGTCAGCGCGAACTGGCGGTCGATGCGGCGCGGGTCGATGACCGGCGGGATGGCCGTGAGCAGGTGGACCACGGCGTCCGGGCGGGCCCGCCGGACGGCGCGCACGGTCGCCTCGCGGTCCAGCGCGTCCACGGCCAGGTCGCCGTGCCTGGACAGGGTGACCACCTCGTGGCCCACGGCGCGCAGCAGCGGCACGAGCTGCCGCCCGATCACGCCCGTCGCCCCCGCCACCAGAACCTTCATGTCGCCTCCTCGTTCGTGCTCGTGCCGTCAGGACGGGGCAGCGGGCGCGGATGTGACAGTTCCGGGTGGCGAACCCGTCACAACCGTGATGAGCTGGGCGGGTGGCAAGAAACCTGATCCTGTCGGGAGGCGTGTTCCACGACTTCGCCGCCACGTCGGCCGCCCTGGCCGAGGTGCTGGCCGAGGTGGGCGTCGAGTCGGAGATCACCGAGGACATCGCGGGCGCGCTCGCCGAGCCGCCGGAGGTCCAGCTCATCACCGT includes:
- a CDS encoding FtsX-like permease family protein, which codes for MIGLGLRMSLRGGREAAARLALIVAGVAAGVLVLLTTLSLFNAFQATNGRQCWECTTGTAPSGRLLDSTAMGALWNYREDYYAGQAIKRLDAAALGPRAPVVPGLARMPEPGRYYVSPALAALLAATPREMLADRFPGARAGIIGAAALSGPDELAVVVGRTPEEVAALAGTRQVDAVETALRVDANADLYRFGFAVAAAGLTVPLLVLVNAATRLAAARREARFAAIRLAGGTARQVSVLAAVEAALGALLGTLLGVALFQPVRPAVALVRVTGSRFFPELVAPEVWQYAAVLAVVPALAGGTALWSLRRVRISPLGAARRTPPRPPRAWRLIPLVAGLGLFAGPVFRDAKDADAPPAVAGLVLTMAGLVLAGPWLTALAARLAARATGGAATLLAAQRLAADPKAAFRSVSGLVLAVFVGTALAGIVPAVVSGQRAVAGGTLTDVLRVPLGRVPGAGGLPARAGAELLDRLRAFTGAGVLPIYALPEGTRGQVIGPDRPPPTTVVACADLARYPVLGRCPAGAQAVTGYFDRVVEADNPLSIDRLRPFTGPAGRAVSVTGLSLSAVLVRTDGTGGALERVRTLLSRYSVDAPMTFAEVAEVRARLYTQAENVGLAMVVLTLLAGGCSLVVAVGGGLMERRQPFTLLRLAGTPARTLAAVVLLESALPLVLAAVVAAAAGYGVAGPFVAALAMKGASLALPGPVYFGALGAGLAASLLVVLAALPLLRHLTAPDNARFE
- a CDS encoding class I SAM-dependent methyltransferase, whose amino-acid sequence is MPRDFPLRATFDQVAGSYQDARPDYPPGLYADLLADTGLRPPAPLLEVGCGPGKATLPLARAGFPITAVELGPALAAEARRRLAGFAGVEVVTSSFESWEPPPGARFALVYAATAWKWVDPEVKYAKAADLLTPGGHLAVWNADHALPAGHDPFFTEIQRVYEDLGEGHPGPWPPPESPPDPTADELAASGRFEVTGTRRYLWALRYTAEEYIALLETFSGHIAMDPAKREHLYGEMRRLLAARPDGRLTRHWSVVLTIGRVPPG
- a CDS encoding MFS transporter, producing MTPHRAIAAVFAAHGAVAGSLSTRIPWIQDHLHLSPATLGLAMLCPSIGAFLGMPVASRLAFRYGSRTATRALIALWCGGLALPALAPVPAALFVAFLLFGCAAGMSDVVMNAHAVELERHLDRPIMSGLHGMWSVGSLGAAGLGALAAQAGVDARLHLAAMSLALLALGAAAGRGLLPNHVTAAQRPAGAAPPRRFALPARGILLIGLVGFCATFAEGASANWSAVYLTRVTEAGPGLAAAAYTVLMLCMAGTRLLGDRIIRLLGPVTCVRAGGLVAVAGGVVVVTARTPLLAIAGFALLGLGVAVIMPLALAAAGNAGPTAGEGVAGVATITYLSGLTAPAVTGWLAGAFGYPAAFAFITAVVLLLPFLAPVLRPAAPRPLDPAGPAEEDALIPAAPCRSSARPTSGG
- a CDS encoding ROK family transcriptional regulator, coding for MKTATPSMARAINDRLALDLLLERGPLTAPQLRALTGLSRPTVSDLIERLRDSGLIEVTGESGEDRRGPNARLYGLVAQRAHVAGVDLRRDAVNVVVADITGATAGSASTPLRDGVPLEELIEGVVREAAGGRALDSVVIGAPGLVDPRDGELVSQNDVPGWRRGVMGAVRDRLGPGVPVVLENEVNLAAVAELRAGAARGSADFVLLWLDDGIGAAVVLGGRLRRGASGGAGEVGFLEVGGSKFCDLVAPEVAGRLERAELAGRVALGVSAFVALLDPGLVVLGGKRGHEGGDELAAEVAGRLRELAPAPAEVRASTVAGNAVLQGAVLTALDLTRDRIFG
- a CDS encoding ATP-binding protein — its product is MTETNVRDDRIDIDELRKLFLFERLDDAQLTKLAHSGRVATFAADEDVLRQGEPAECFAVLIEGEIQMISETVSAGTVAMPRTSQPGVYGGATSAYLGDRAPQTYQHTLRATAPSRMFILPARKFAYIVAEWFPMAMHLLDGMLSGGRMQREIIDRRQRLTALGTITAGLTHELNNPAAAAVRAVGELRQLIKNSRLQLAQLAEDGIPPEKLRALIEAQEACTAKLASKQTQRSPLEISDAEDELGEALEELGVEDAWDLAPALVQAEFSPKDLEKIRGKVGEEHAPSAVRWLAEAIEISQMLSEVGEATERITTLIRSAKQYSQMDRAPFQQVDVHELLDSTLAIFRGKIPPGITVVTDYDRTLPPIPCYAGELNQVWTNLIHNALDAMDEEGTLTVRTAHDEDEAIVEIGDTGHGVPEAIKDRIFEPFFTTKSVGEGTGLGLDISYRIVAGRHGGEIKVRSVPGETWFEVRLPLREPVPSA